A genomic window from Winogradskyella sp. J14-2 includes:
- the hisG gene encoding ATP phosphoribosyltransferase, which translates to MSKLKIAIQKSGRLNEDSMKILKDVGISIDNGKDQLKASAKNFPLEVFYLRNGDIPQYLKDGIVDVAIIGENVLVEKGQDITVAEKLGFSSCKVSVAIPKGKSYNSIKDLEGKRIATSYPNTVNQFLKDNNVNANLHIINGSVEIAPNIGLADAIVDIVSSGSTLFKNNLKEVEVILKSEAVLAVSPKISSKNQAILNKLQFRLQSVLKARNSRYVLLNAPNNKVDDIINILPGMKSPTVLPLAEEGWSSLHSVINKNDFWEIIDELKAKGAEGILVCPIENMVL; encoded by the coding sequence ATGAGTAAACTAAAAATTGCAATTCAAAAATCAGGACGATTAAACGAGGATTCTATGAAAATCCTTAAAGACGTTGGTATTTCTATCGATAATGGTAAAGATCAACTTAAAGCTTCGGCTAAAAACTTCCCATTAGAAGTCTTTTATTTACGTAATGGAGACATTCCACAGTACTTAAAAGATGGCATTGTAGATGTAGCCATTATTGGCGAAAATGTCTTAGTAGAAAAAGGGCAAGACATCACTGTTGCAGAGAAATTAGGATTTTCTAGCTGTAAAGTGTCTGTAGCCATTCCAAAAGGAAAAAGCTATAATTCCATCAAAGATTTAGAAGGAAAACGTATTGCGACGTCTTATCCGAACACAGTCAACCAATTCTTAAAAGACAACAACGTTAACGCCAATTTACACATCATTAACGGTTCTGTTGAAATTGCGCCAAACATTGGATTAGCAGATGCTATTGTAGATATTGTTTCGAGCGGAAGCACTTTGTTTAAAAACAATCTTAAGGAAGTTGAAGTCATTTTAAAGTCGGAAGCTGTATTAGCAGTTTCCCCTAAAATTTCTTCTAAAAATCAAGCGATTTTAAACAAGCTACAGTTTAGATTACAATCGGTTTTAAAAGCTAGAAATTCACGCTATGTCTTACTTAACGCACCAAATAACAAAGTAGACGATATTATAAATATTCTGCCTGGTATGAAAAGTCCAACCGTTTTACCGTTGGCAGAAGAAGGTTGGAGTTCATTACATTCTGTAATCAATAAAAACGATTTCTGGGAAATTATAGACGAACTTAAAGCAAAAGGAGCAGAAGGCATATTAGTTTGTCCGATTGAAAATATGGTGCTCTAA
- a CDS encoding bifunctional UDP-3-O-[3-hydroxymyristoyl] N-acetylglucosamine deacetylase/3-hydroxyacyl-ACP dehydratase → MAIIKTEIKQKTIEKDIKLEGVGLHTGADVTLVFKPGTENSGFVFERIDLEGHPKIEADANYVTNTQRGTCLEKNGVTIQTCEHVLAALVGLDIDNAIIQLNASEPPIMDGSSKFFVEALEKAGIVEQNAYREEYEVKDVVSYADESTGSEIILMPADTYKVTTMVDFGTKVLGTQNATMNSVSEFKDEISDARTFSFLHEIEMLLEHGLIKGGDLNNAIVYVDKELSEETMNKLRKAFNKDNIAVKTNGILDNLTLHHPNEAARHKLLDVVGDLALIGTRIKGKVIANKPGHFVNTQFAKKMSKIIKNERRNNVPQIDLNSPPLMDVNQIMSMLPHRQPFLLLDKVYELTESYVIGMKNVTMNEEFFRGHFPGAPVMPGVLIVEAMAQTGGILVLSTVPDPENYLTFFMKMDNVKFKQKVVPGDTLIFKCELITPIRRGICHMQGYAYTNGKLCAEAELMAQISKVK, encoded by the coding sequence ATGGCAATAATTAAAACCGAGATAAAGCAAAAGACCATTGAAAAGGACATAAAACTTGAAGGTGTAGGTCTCCATACAGGAGCAGACGTAACTTTAGTGTTTAAACCCGGTACAGAAAATTCGGGTTTTGTATTTGAGCGCATCGATCTTGAAGGGCATCCAAAGATAGAAGCAGACGCAAATTACGTCACCAATACACAGAGAGGTACATGCTTAGAAAAAAACGGAGTTACAATACAAACCTGCGAACATGTATTAGCAGCGTTAGTTGGTTTAGACATCGATAATGCAATTATCCAATTAAATGCATCAGAACCACCCATAATGGATGGCTCTTCAAAGTTTTTTGTTGAAGCTCTAGAAAAAGCAGGGATAGTAGAACAAAACGCTTACAGAGAGGAATACGAAGTAAAGGACGTAGTTTCTTATGCAGATGAGTCTACCGGAAGCGAAATTATTTTAATGCCAGCCGATACCTATAAAGTAACCACTATGGTAGACTTTGGCACAAAAGTTTTGGGAACCCAAAACGCAACTATGAATTCTGTATCAGAATTTAAAGACGAAATCTCAGATGCCAGAACATTCAGCTTTTTACACGAAATAGAAATGTTGTTAGAACATGGCTTAATAAAAGGTGGTGACTTAAATAATGCTATAGTTTATGTAGACAAAGAGCTGTCCGAAGAAACTATGAATAAACTTCGCAAAGCCTTTAATAAAGATAACATTGCTGTAAAAACTAATGGTATCTTAGATAATTTAACATTACACCACCCTAATGAAGCCGCTAGGCACAAACTATTAGATGTAGTTGGTGATTTAGCTCTAATCGGTACACGAATTAAAGGTAAAGTTATTGCAAACAAACCTGGGCATTTTGTAAACACTCAGTTTGCAAAAAAGATGTCTAAAATTATAAAAAACGAAAGACGGAATAATGTACCTCAAATAGATTTGAATTCGCCACCATTAATGGATGTAAACCAAATTATGAGTATGTTACCACATAGACAGCCTTTTTTGCTCTTAGATAAAGTTTATGAGTTAACAGAAAGCTACGTTATTGGCATGAAAAATGTCACTATGAACGAAGAGTTTTTTAGAGGTCATTTTCCTGGAGCACCAGTAATGCCAGGTGTACTCATTGTTGAGGCCATGGCGCAGACAGGTGGTATATTAGTACTAAGTACTGTCCCAGATCCAGAGAACTACCTCACATTTTTTATGAAAATGGACAATGTAAAGTTTAAACAAAAAGTAGTGCCTGGTGACACATTGATATTTAAATGTGAGCTTATAACGCCCATAAGACGCGGTATATGTCACATGCAAGGTTATGCCTATACCAACGGCAAACTTTGTGCAGAAGCTGAGTTAATGGCACAAATTTCAAAAGTTAAGTAA
- the efp gene encoding elongation factor P encodes MASTSDIRNGLCIRYNNDIYKIVEFLHVKPGKGPAFVRTKLKSVTTGKVIDNTFSAGHKIEDVRVETHKFQYLYNDGEFYHFMNEADYTQIRLLESALDRPDLMKEGEIVTIQINTEDNMPLSVDMPATVILEVTHTEPGVKGNTATNATKPATVETGAEVNVPLFINEGDKIKIETEKGTYKERIKE; translated from the coding sequence ATGGCAAGCACATCAGACATCCGTAACGGATTATGTATTAGGTATAATAATGACATCTACAAAATTGTTGAATTCTTACACGTTAAACCAGGTAAAGGTCCTGCTTTTGTAAGAACAAAATTAAAAAGTGTAACCACAGGAAAGGTGATTGATAATACGTTTTCTGCTGGTCACAAAATTGAAGATGTACGTGTTGAAACACATAAATTTCAGTATTTGTACAATGATGGTGAATTCTATCATTTTATGAATGAAGCAGATTATACACAAATTAGATTGTTAGAATCTGCTTTAGACAGACCAGACCTTATGAAAGAAGGAGAAATTGTAACTATTCAAATTAACACTGAAGATAACATGCCACTATCGGTAGATATGCCAGCTACAGTAATTTTAGAGGTTACGCATACAGAGCCAGGTGTAAAAGGAAATACTGCTACAAATGCAACTAAGCCTGCAACGGTAGAAACAGGCGCAGAAGTCAATGTACCTTTATTTATTAATGAAGGCGATAAGATTAAAATTGAAACTGAAAAAGGTACCTACAAAGAGCGTATAAAAGAGTAA
- the lpxA gene encoding acyl-ACP--UDP-N-acetylglucosamine O-acyltransferase yields MNQPLAYVHPGAKIAKNVVIEPFTTIHNNVKIGEGTWIGSNVTIMEGARIGKNCNIFPGAVISAVPQDLKYNDEDTTVEIGDNVTIRECVTINRGTTDKMKTVIGNNCLIMAYCHIAHDCIVGDNCIFSNNSTLAGHITVGDYVVLAGMTAVHQFCSIGNHAFVTGGSLVRKDVPPYVKAAREPLSYVGINSVGLRRRGFTTEKIREIQDIYRILYQKNYNNTQASEIIEAEMEATPERDEILQFIKNSHRGIMKGYFKSN; encoded by the coding sequence ATGAATCAACCTTTAGCATACGTACATCCTGGAGCTAAAATAGCAAAGAATGTAGTTATAGAGCCTTTTACGACAATTCATAATAACGTAAAAATTGGAGAAGGTACCTGGATAGGAAGCAATGTCACCATAATGGAAGGCGCAAGAATTGGTAAAAACTGTAATATCTTTCCTGGAGCCGTAATATCTGCAGTTCCGCAAGACTTAAAATACAATGACGAAGATACCACAGTAGAAATCGGTGATAATGTTACTATAAGAGAATGCGTTACAATAAACCGTGGTACTACAGATAAGATGAAAACGGTTATAGGAAATAATTGTCTTATTATGGCCTATTGCCATATTGCACACGATTGTATTGTTGGAGATAATTGTATTTTTTCAAACAATAGTACACTTGCTGGGCATATCACAGTAGGCGATTATGTAGTTTTAGCAGGTATGACGGCAGTTCACCAATTTTGTTCCATAGGAAACCATGCCTTTGTTACCGGTGGATCTTTAGTAAGAAAGGACGTACCACCATACGTAAAAGCGGCACGAGAGCCATTATCTTATGTGGGCATTAATTCAGTAGGATTGCGACGTAGAGGATTTACAACAGAAAAAATTAGAGAAATTCAAGATATATACAGAATTCTTTATCAAAAAAATTATAACAACACGCAGGCTTCAGAAATTATAGAAGCTGAAATGGAAGCCACACCAGAGCGTGACGAAATTCTTCAATTTATTAAGAATTCGCATCGTGGAATTATGAAAGGCTACTTTAAATCAAATTAA
- the fabG gene encoding 3-oxoacyl-[acyl-carrier-protein] reductase — translation MKLLEGKTAIITGASRGIGKGIAEIFADHGANVAFTYSSSVEAANELEKELNSKGVKAKGYQSNAASFEEAQKLAEDVVAEFGAIDILVNNAGITKDNLLMRMGEEDFDKVIEVNLKSVFNMTKAVQRTMLKQRKGSIINMSSVVGVKGNAGQTNYAASKAGIIGFSKSVALELGSRNIRSNVIAPGFIETEMTAKLDEDTVKGWRAAIPLKRGGTPEDIANACVFLASDMSAYVTGQTLNVDGGMLT, via the coding sequence ATGAAGTTATTAGAAGGTAAAACAGCAATTATTACTGGCGCTAGTAGAGGAATAGGCAAAGGAATAGCTGAAATTTTTGCAGATCATGGCGCCAACGTGGCGTTTACATACAGTTCTTCTGTTGAAGCAGCAAATGAACTTGAAAAAGAACTGAATAGTAAAGGTGTAAAAGCCAAAGGCTACCAAAGTAATGCCGCCAGTTTTGAGGAAGCGCAAAAATTAGCAGAAGATGTTGTGGCAGAATTTGGCGCAATAGATATATTGGTAAACAATGCAGGTATTACAAAGGATAATTTATTAATGCGAATGGGTGAGGAGGACTTTGATAAAGTTATTGAAGTAAATTTAAAGTCTGTATTCAATATGACTAAGGCTGTACAGCGCACTATGCTAAAACAACGCAAAGGCTCAATTATTAATATGAGTTCAGTAGTTGGAGTAAAAGGTAATGCAGGTCAAACAAACTACGCTGCTTCTAAAGCTGGTATTATTGGATTTTCTAAATCTGTAGCATTAGAATTAGGTTCGCGAAATATTAGAAGTAATGTTATAGCACCAGGTTTTATTGAAACTGAAATGACAGCAAAATTAGATGAAGATACTGTAAAGGGTTGGAGAGCCGCAATTCCTTTAAAACGAGGAGGAACTCCTGAAGATATTGCAAATGCTTGTGTTTTTCTTGCAAGTGATATGAGTGCTTATGTAACAGGGCAAACTTTAAATGTAGATGGCGGAATGTTAACTTAA
- a CDS encoding UDP-3-O-(3-hydroxymyristoyl)glucosamine N-acyltransferase has translation MKFPRQYSLKEIANLIGTDYVGQDDFPVLGMNEIHVVEPGDIVFVDHPKYYDKALQSNATIVLINKEVECPDGKALLISDDPFRDFNKLTLHFKPFKSSNISIAEDAKIGEGTIIQPHCFIGHNVVIGKNCIIHSNVSIYDDAVIGDNVIIHANTVLGASAFYYKNRPEGFDQLKSGGRVVIENNVDIGAGCTIDKGVTGDTTIKEGTKIDNLVQIGHDTVIGKKCLIASHVGIAGCTIIEDEVTIWGQVGITSGVTIGAKAVISAKSGVSKSLDGNKRYFGIPADDFRSKYKEMASIKRIPDILKKLKDF, from the coding sequence ATGAAATTTCCTAGACAATATTCACTAAAAGAAATAGCCAACCTTATCGGTACGGATTATGTTGGCCAAGACGACTTTCCTGTTTTAGGAATGAACGAAATCCATGTTGTAGAGCCTGGTGATATCGTTTTTGTAGATCACCCAAAATACTATGATAAAGCGCTTCAATCTAATGCCACCATTGTATTAATCAATAAAGAGGTGGAATGTCCTGATGGAAAAGCACTGCTAATTTCAGACGATCCTTTTAGAGATTTCAATAAGTTAACACTTCATTTCAAGCCTTTTAAATCTTCTAATATATCTATTGCTGAAGATGCAAAAATTGGCGAAGGAACAATTATACAACCGCACTGCTTTATTGGTCATAACGTCGTTATCGGTAAAAATTGCATCATCCATTCTAACGTGAGTATTTATGATGATGCAGTTATTGGTGATAACGTTATAATACATGCCAATACTGTTTTAGGTGCAAGTGCATTTTATTACAAAAATAGACCTGAAGGCTTCGATCAGCTAAAATCTGGTGGAAGAGTTGTTATAGAGAATAATGTAGATATAGGTGCTGGATGCACCATAGATAAAGGTGTAACAGGTGATACAACTATAAAAGAGGGAACAAAAATCGATAATCTTGTTCAAATAGGTCATGATACTGTAATTGGCAAAAAATGCCTCATCGCCTCTCATGTTGGTATAGCTGGCTGCACTATAATTGAAGATGAAGTGACCATTTGGGGACAAGTAGGTATTACTAGCGGAGTAACCATTGGTGCTAAAGCAGTAATTTCTGCAAAGTCGGGAGTGAGTAAATCGTTGGATGGTAACAAACGCTATTTTGGTATTCCTGCCGATGATTTTAGATCAAAGTATAAAGAGATGGCATCGATAAAAAGAATTCCAGATATTCTTAAAAAATTAAAAGACTTTTAA
- the hisD gene encoding histidinol dehydrogenase, with the protein MKTIKYPNKNTWSELLKRPTQTVNDIESTVNQIFEDVQRNGDIAVSKYTKLFDGADLQSNLVTAQEIEESSSKLSSELKAAINQAKSNIEAFHRAQKTEKVSVETFIGITCWQEKRAIQKVGIYIPAGTAPLFSTVLMLAIPANIAGCKEVVLCSPPNKDGKIANEILYAAQLCGVTKIIKVGGIQAIAGLTFGTETIPQVYKIFGPGNQFVTVAKQLATKYGVAIDMPAGPSELLVVADDSANASYVASDLLSQAEHGTDSQVILVSTSENFINKVEAEINTQIKALPRRDIAKQAINNSKSILVKTDEEALDLINDYGPEHFIVATKNNDFYVDCIQNAGSVFIGNYTPESAGDYASGTNHTLPTNGFSKAYSGVNLDSFTKAITFQNITKEGLKNIGNTIELMAEAEGLQAHKNAVSIRLKDI; encoded by the coding sequence ATGAAAACAATAAAATACCCAAATAAAAACACGTGGTCAGAACTTTTAAAACGACCAACACAAACCGTTAACGATATAGAAAGTACGGTTAATCAAATTTTTGAAGACGTACAACGCAATGGTGATATAGCAGTTTCAAAATACACCAAGTTGTTTGATGGTGCAGATTTGCAATCAAATCTCGTAACTGCGCAAGAGATTGAAGAATCATCTTCTAAATTATCATCAGAACTAAAAGCGGCGATTAACCAAGCAAAGTCAAATATTGAAGCATTTCACAGAGCACAAAAAACAGAAAAGGTAAGTGTAGAAACATTTATAGGAATTACCTGTTGGCAAGAAAAACGTGCCATTCAAAAAGTTGGGATTTATATTCCTGCTGGTACTGCGCCATTATTTTCAACAGTTTTAATGTTAGCAATTCCAGCAAATATTGCTGGTTGTAAAGAAGTTGTATTATGTTCGCCACCAAATAAAGATGGTAAAATTGCAAATGAAATTTTATATGCAGCTCAACTTTGCGGTGTGACTAAAATTATAAAAGTTGGTGGTATTCAAGCAATTGCAGGATTAACATTTGGAACTGAAACTATTCCGCAAGTTTATAAGATTTTTGGTCCTGGAAATCAATTTGTAACCGTAGCAAAACAATTGGCCACAAAATACGGTGTCGCTATCGATATGCCTGCAGGACCAAGCGAATTGTTGGTTGTGGCGGATGATAGTGCAAACGCAAGTTATGTGGCTTCAGATTTATTAAGTCAAGCAGAACACGGAACTGATAGTCAAGTCATTTTAGTATCAACTTCTGAAAATTTTATAAATAAAGTTGAAGCTGAAATTAACACGCAAATTAAAGCATTACCAAGACGAGATATTGCAAAACAAGCGATCAATAATTCAAAATCTATTTTAGTAAAAACGGATGAAGAAGCATTAGATTTAATTAATGATTATGGTCCAGAACACTTTATTGTTGCGACTAAAAACAACGACTTTTATGTTGATTGTATTCAAAATGCAGGTTCGGTATTTATAGGTAATTACACACCAGAAAGTGCTGGCGATTATGCGTCTGGCACCAATCACACCTTGCCAACTAATGGGTTTAGTAAAGCGTATTCTGGCGTTAATTTAGACAGTTTTACAAAAGCAATTACGTTTCAAAACATCACAAAAGAAGGTTTAAAAAACATAGGAAACACTATAGAACTAATGGCAGAAGCTGAAGGATTACAAGCGCACAAAAACGCAGTTTCCATTAGATTAAAAGATATATAG
- a CDS encoding prohibitin family protein produces MERLPKIGLPILIGIVFLIIVIAKSAVTIGSGEAGVLYKTFGGGVVTDEPPLGEGFHIVAPWNKVYVYEVRRQEIFEKMKVLSSNGLDIQLDASAWYKPDENNLGKLHQEIGENYLNRIILPTIRSAARSVVGRYTPEQLYSSKRDAIQKEIFEETKKIVDDQYIVLDEILVRDVTLPPTIKDAIERKLKQEQESLEYEFRLVTAEKEAERQIIEAEGKAQANKILSASLTDKILQDKGIEATNKLAESPNSKVVIIGSGDSGMPIILGNQ; encoded by the coding sequence ATGGAAAGATTACCTAAAATTGGATTACCAATCTTAATTGGGATTGTTTTTTTGATCATTGTTATTGCGAAGTCTGCAGTGACCATAGGCTCTGGTGAAGCAGGGGTTTTATACAAAACCTTTGGTGGAGGTGTAGTCACCGACGAGCCACCACTAGGTGAAGGATTTCATATTGTGGCACCTTGGAACAAGGTTTACGTCTACGAAGTTAGACGCCAAGAGATATTCGAAAAAATGAAGGTGCTATCTTCAAACGGTTTAGATATTCAGCTAGACGCTTCTGCGTGGTATAAGCCAGATGAGAATAACTTAGGAAAGTTGCATCAAGAAATAGGCGAAAATTACCTTAATAGAATCATTTTACCAACCATTAGATCTGCCGCACGAAGCGTTGTAGGTCGTTACACGCCAGAACAATTGTACTCTAGTAAACGAGATGCAATACAAAAAGAAATTTTTGAAGAAACCAAAAAAATTGTAGATGACCAATACATTGTTCTTGATGAGATTTTAGTCCGTGATGTAACATTACCACCAACAATTAAAGATGCCATTGAGCGTAAGCTAAAACAGGAGCAAGAATCTTTAGAATACGAATTTAGGTTGGTGACTGCAGAAAAAGAAGCTGAACGCCAAATCATTGAGGCAGAAGGTAAAGCGCAGGCCAATAAGATTTTAAGCGCTTCTTTAACAGATAAAATTCTTCAGGACAAAGGTATTGAAGCCACTAATAAATTAGCAGAATCACCTAACAGTAAAGTGGTTATCATTGGTTCGGGCGATAGTGGAATGCCAATAATTTTGGGCAATCAATAA
- the sucD gene encoding succinate--CoA ligase subunit alpha produces the protein MSVLVNKDSKIIVQGFTGSEGTFHAGQMIEYGTNVVGGVTPGKGGQEHLGKPVFNTVAEAVEKAGADTTIIFVPPAFAADAIMEAADAGIKVIITITEGIPVADMVKAADYIKDKDCRLVGPNCPGVITPGEAKVGIMPGFVFKSGKVGIVSKSGTLTYEAADQVVKQGLGITTAIGIGGDPIIGTTTKEAVELLINDPDTEAVVMIGEIGGQLEADAANWYKTSGSKKPIVGFIAGETAPAGRTMGHAGAIVGGSDDTAQAKKKIMRACGIHVVDSPAEIGKKVAEVLG, from the coding sequence ATGAGCGTTTTAGTAAATAAAGATTCTAAAATCATTGTTCAAGGTTTTACGGGTAGTGAAGGTACCTTTCATGCAGGTCAGATGATCGAGTATGGCACAAATGTAGTTGGTGGTGTTACTCCGGGAAAAGGTGGGCAAGAACACTTAGGAAAGCCTGTTTTTAATACAGTGGCAGAAGCTGTTGAAAAAGCAGGAGCAGATACTACGATTATTTTTGTTCCACCAGCGTTTGCTGCAGATGCAATTATGGAAGCCGCTGATGCCGGAATTAAAGTTATTATTACGATTACAGAGGGTATTCCTGTGGCAGATATGGTAAAAGCTGCAGATTATATTAAAGATAAAGACTGTAGATTAGTTGGTCCTAACTGTCCAGGTGTTATTACTCCGGGTGAAGCTAAAGTTGGTATTATGCCAGGATTTGTATTTAAATCTGGTAAGGTTGGTATCGTTTCAAAATCTGGTACACTAACTTATGAAGCTGCAGACCAAGTTGTAAAACAAGGATTAGGTATCACAACTGCAATCGGTATTGGTGGTGATCCAATTATAGGAACAACAACTAAAGAAGCTGTGGAGCTTTTAATTAACGATCCAGATACAGAAGCTGTTGTAATGATTGGTGAGATAGGTGGGCAATTAGAAGCTGATGCGGCTAATTGGTACAAAACCAGTGGAAGCAAAAAACCTATTGTAGGATTTATAGCTGGTGAAACTGCACCTGCCGGACGTACGATGGGTCATGCTGGTGCTATTGTAGGTGGTAGTGATGATACAGCTCAAGCAAAAAAGAAAATTATGAGAGCATGTGGTATTCACGTTGTAGATTCTCCTGCTGAAATAGGTAAGAAAGTAGCTGAAGTTTTAGGATAA